In one window of Erinaceus europaeus chromosome 17, mEriEur2.1, whole genome shotgun sequence DNA:
- the LOC103111821 gene encoding F-actin-monooxygenase MICAL2 — translation MYYESELLIMAQELELEDHQSRLQQKLREKMLKEESQKDEYDRNEEQELFNEMMQVIEQRDKLVDSLEEQRVKEKAEDQHFESFLFSRGCMLSRT, via the exons ATGTACTACGAGTCAGAGCTGCTGATCAT GGCCCAAGAATTAGAGTTGGAAGACCATCAAAGCAGACTGcagcagaaactgagagagaaaatgCTCAAGGAAG agAGCCAGAAAGACGAATATGATCGAAACGAGGAGCAAGAACTATTCAACGAGATGATGCAAGTCATCGAGCAGAGGGACAAACTTGTGGATTCCTTAGAGGAACAACGCGTCAAGGAGAAGGCTGAGGACCAGCACTTTGAAAGCTTCCTTTTCTCCAGGGGCTGCATGCTCAGTAGGACGTGA